A stretch of the Vitis riparia cultivar Riparia Gloire de Montpellier isolate 1030 chromosome 13, EGFV_Vit.rip_1.0, whole genome shotgun sequence genome encodes the following:
- the LOC117929272 gene encoding ATP synthase subunit d, mitochondrial, protein MSGTGKKIVDVAFKASRTIDWDGMAKLIVTEEARKEFATLRRAFDEVNSTLQTKFSQEPEPIDWEYYRRGIGSRLVDMYKEAYESISVPKYVDTVTPQYKPKFDALLVELKEAEEKSLKESERLEKEIAEVQELKKKISTMTANEYFEKHPELKKKFDDEIRNDYWGY, encoded by the exons atgagCGGAACAGGGAAGAAGATAGTTGATGTGGCCTTCAAAGCATCGAGAACGATAGATTGGGACGGCATGGCTAAGCTTATCGTCACCGAAGAGGCTCGCAAAGAGTTCGCAACTCTTCGCCGTGCCTTCGATGAGGTTAATTCAACTCTCCAGACCAAGTTCAGCCAG GAACCTGAACCCATAGACTGGGAATATTACAGGAGAGGAATCGGTTCTCGTTTGGTGGATATGTACAAAGAAGCTTACGAAA GCATATCAGTCCCAAAGTATGTAGACACAGTCACGCCTCAATACAAACCTAAATTTGATGCATTG TTGGTAGAATTGAAAGAGGCAGAGGAGAAATCCCTGAAGGAATCTGAGCGCCTGGAGAAAGAGATTGCTGAAGTCCAAGAGCTGAAG aaaaaaatcagcACCATGACTGCAAATGAATACTTTGAGAAGCATCCTGAGCTGAAGAAGAAGTTTGATGATGAAATCCGCAATGACTATTGGGGCTATTGA
- the LOC117928547 gene encoding mitochondrial substrate carrier family protein C: protein MVSGNDPVESFFNSVQAVKDVLSPLELGVRRAAKDLEHRWWSKNEVNDAELFAELSGVGGVGDRNGKVQSCRVKKKNGQCVVTEERKKGLWIRIPIKNFWGMFLPNSANGYKDEVSRKGLTERDLGKEDDASCMNCLQFAVTWSLLVNNFVQSFPSHFKPAKKRFQKMGDEDGTCLKSGLHPSKLKGSCELRKQGLNDQFSAKTGNEGITRKEGKHVQLECLLGFVFHQLSQNFLKFDQGVEETEQKGCDSSTPVSPKFDHLKAITSILEGRKADVNGFLGNLSFARVGGVASIVGITSSVKEPGTDGDATGNREEASGSSPQKLANGLLNIPLSNVERLRSTLSTVSLTELIELVPQLGRPSKDYPDKKKLFSVQDFFRYTESEGRRFFEELDRDGDGQVTLEDLEVAMRSRKLPRRYAREFMRRTRSHLFSKSFGWKQFLSFMEQKEPTILRAYTTLCLSKSGTLQKSQILTSLKSAGLPANEDSAVAMMRFLNADMEGSISYGHFRNFMLLLPSDRLQDDPRSIWFEAATVVAVAPPVEISAGSVLRSALAGGLACALSTSLLHPVDTIKTRVQASTLSFPEIIAKLPEIGAKGLYRGSVPAILGQFSSHGLRTGIFEASKLVLINVAPTLPEIQIQSLASFCSTFLGTAVRIPCEVLKQRLQAGIFDNVGEALVGTWQQDGVKGFFRGTGATLCREVPFYVAGMGLYAESKKVVHKLLGRELEPWETIAVGALSGGLAAVVTTPFDVMKTRMMTATHGRTVSMSMVAFSILRHEGPIGLFKGAVPRFFWIAPLGAMNFAGYELARKAMDKNEDTGSDQISQKKLA, encoded by the exons ATGGTGTCTGGGAATGACCCGGTGGAATCGTTCTTCAACTCGGTTCAGGCGGTAAAAGATGTGCTTTCGCCGCTGGAATTGGGTGTGCGGAGAGCGGCGAAAGATCTTGAGCATCGTTGGTGGTCGAAGAATGAGGTAAATGATGCTGAATTGTTTGCAGAATTGAGTGGTGTCGGTGGCGTTGGTGATAGGAATGGGAAGGTTCAGAGCTGCCgtgtgaagaaaaagaatggtCAGTGTGTGGTTACcgaggagagaaaaaaaggttTGTGGATTAGGATTCCCATTAAGAATTTTTGGGGGATGTTCTTGCCCAATAGTGCAAATGGGTATAAGGATGAGGTTTCGAGAAAAGGATTAACAGAGAGGGATTTGGGCAAAGAGGATGATGCGTCTTGTATGAATTGCTTGCAATTTGCAGTAACTTGGTCTTTGTTGGTAAATAATTTCGTTCAATCTTTTCCAAGTCATTTTAAACCTGCTAAGAAGCGGTTTCAGAAAATGGGTGATGAAGATGGGACTTGTTTGAAGTCGGGTTTACACCCCTCTAAGTTGAAGGGTTCTTGTGAATTGAGGAAACAGGGATTGAATGATCAGTTCAGTGCAAAAACTGGGAATGAGGGTATAACACGTAAAGAAGGTAAACATGTGCAACTTGAATGCTTGTTGGGTTTTGTTTTTCATCAATTGAGTCAAAATTTTCTGAAGTTTGATCAGGGTGTTGAAGAAACAGAACAGAAGGGTTGTGATTCTTCTACTCCTGTGTCACCTAAATTTGACCATTTGAAGGCAATAACAAGTATTCTGGAAGGTAGAAAAGCAGATGTTAATGGGTTTTTGGGAAATTTGAGCTTTGCAAGGGTGGGTGGAGTGGCAAGTATTGTTGGAATAACTTCATCTGTTAAAGAACCTGGCACGGATGGTGATGCAACTGGAAACAGGGAAGAAGCTAGTGGCAGTTCACCGCAGAAGTTGGCAAATGGTTTGCTTAACATTCCTTTATCAAATGTTGAACGCCTAAGATCCACATTATCCACTGTTTCATTGACAGAACTGATTGAGCTGGTACCTCAGTTAGGACGACCTTCTAAAGATTATCCTGACAAGAAGAAACTATTCTCTGTCCAGGATTTCTTCAGATACACAGAATCAGAAG GAAGGCGGTTCTTTGAAGAGCTGGATAGAGATGGTGATGGTCAAGTAACATTGGAAGATCTTGAAGTTGCAATGAGAAGCAGAAAACTGCCACGGAGATATGCAAGAGAGTTTATGCGCCGAACTAGAAGccacttattttcaaaatcatttggTTGGAAGCAGTTCTTGTCCTTCATGGAACAGAAGGAACCCACCATTCTTCGAGCTTATACTACACTCTGTTTGAGCAAGTCTGGCACTCTGCAAAAGAGTCAAATCTTGACATCACTAAAAAGTGCCGGACTTCCTGCAAATGAAGACAGTGCTGTTGCAATGATGCGATTTCTAAATGCAGACATGGAAGGATCAATTTCTTATGGTCACTTCCGGAATTTTATGCTTCTGCTACCATCTGATCGACTTCAAGATGATCCCAG GAGTATATGGTTTGAAGCTGCCACTGTTGTTGCTGTTGCACCGCCTGTGGAAATATCTGCTGGAAGTGTTCTGAGATCTGCATTGGCAGGGGGCCTTGCATGTGCACTTTCTACCTCTTTACTGCATCCTGTTGATACGATAAAG ACTCGAGTACAAGCTTCAACACTCTCATTCCCAGAAATCATTGCAAAGCTTCCAGAAATTGGCGCCAAGGGATTATATAGGGGTTCTGTCCCTGCAATTCTTGGACAGTTTTCGAG CCATGGCCTGCGAACTGGAATTTTTGAAGCAAGCAAGCTTGTGTTGATAAATGTTGCTCCTACCCTTCCAGAGATCCAG ATCCAATCTTTAGCATCATTTTGTAGCACATTCCTGGGGACAGCAGTGCGGATCCCTTGTGAGGTATTAAAGCAGCGGTTGCAGGCAGGCATTTTTGACAACGTGGGAGAGGCACTTGTAGGTACCTGGCAACAAGATGGTGTTAAGGGTTTCTTTCGTGGGACTGGTGCCACTCTTTGTAGGGAGGTTCCATTCTATGTTGCGGGCATGGGGCTCTATGCCGAGTCCAAAAAG GTTGTCCATAAGCTTTTGGGGAGGGAACTGGAGCCATGGGAAACAATTGCAGTCGGGGCTTTATCTGGTGGTCTGGCAGCCGTTGTCACAACACCTTTTGATGTGATGAAGACTAGGATGATGACTGCTACACATGGGCGGACTGTGTCAATGTCAATGGTTGCCTTCTCTATTCTTCGTCATGAGGGACCCATTGGCTTATTTAAAGGAGCTGTACCCAGATTCTTCTGGATTGCTCCCCTGGGTGCCATGAACTTTGCAGGATATGAGCTTGCAAGAAAGGCCATGGATAAAAATGAGGACACGGGAAGCGATCAAATTTCTCAGAAGAAGTTGGCTTAG
- the LOC117927899 gene encoding mitochondrial import inner membrane translocase subunit TIM14-1 isoform X1, translating into MATPFLAGLALAAAALAGRYGVQAWQAFKARPPKPRIRKYYEGGFQPTMTKREAALILGIRENATADKVKEAHRRVMVANHPDAGGSHYLASKINEAKDVMLGKTRGNESPF; encoded by the exons ATG GCTACTCCGTTTCTGGCTGGGCTTGCACTAGCTGCTGCTGCTCTTGCTGGTAGATATGGAGTCCAGGCTTGGCAAGCATTCAAGGCTCGTCCACCAAAACCCAGGATCCGCAAATACTATGAAGGTGGTTTCCAGCCTACAATGACAAAAAGGGAAGCAGCTCTTATTCTTGGCATTAG GGAGAATGCGACTGCAGACAAGGTGAAGGAAGCACATAGGAGGGTAATGGTGGCAAACCATCCTGATGCAGGTGGTAGTCATTACCTTGCTTCCAAAATCAATGAAGCCAAGGATGTCATGCTTGGCAAGACCAGGGGTAACGAATCCCCATTTTGA
- the LOC117927899 gene encoding mitochondrial import inner membrane translocase subunit TIM14-1 isoform X2 → MATPFLAGLALAAAALAGRYGVQAWQAFKARPPKPRIRKYYEGGFQPTMTKREAALILGIRKFIETISEKKKKSSIWYLSTEAKHMFQEKAYDKSPWRDYFT, encoded by the exons ATG GCTACTCCGTTTCTGGCTGGGCTTGCACTAGCTGCTGCTGCTCTTGCTGGTAGATATGGAGTCCAGGCTTGGCAAGCATTCAAGGCTCGTCCACCAAAACCCAGGATCCGCAAATACTATGAAGGTGGTTTCCAGCCTACAATGACAAAAAGGGAAGCAGCTCTTATTCTTGGCATTAG GAAATTTATAGAAACTATTtctgaaaagaagaagaaatcatCGATATGGTATTTATCTACTGAGGCAAAACATATGTTTCAAGAAAAAGCATATGATAAGAGTCCCTGGAGGGATTATTTCACATGA